The genomic interval CCCAAAGGAAGGGCTGTGATGTTGACCCCTCAGACAGTGGTCTCCAAGGGACTAAGATCCCTCTCAACCCCTTGGCATAGCCAGAGTTGGGGTTCCTTCCACAGGACATGAACAATGAGCAAGTCAATTCAGAGAGTAGCACATGAGCAAGTCAATTCAGAGAGTAGCATATTAAATCTTAAAGGACACTGTGGGACAGAGAGCTTCTCAGGCTTGGAACAAAGAATGCTCCCAAAAGCTCTAAGAACATCCACCACCATGGGTCTATCAACAGGGTTGCAAACTGCAGGCTGTGTCTGGGTGAACCTCTTCAACATGTCCCAGGCTCCCGAGCTAGGGACCACCTCTTTCCACCTTGTCCTTGACCTGTTCTCAGAGCCCAGTTCAGCTGGCCTGGCTAGTTAAGGATCTTCCCACCTGCTGACCTGAATGTTGACAATGGGATATTTGATGAGATAAAGATCGTCCAATGGTACAGGCATAGTGAGAAGAGCAAGGACTGCGTTATGTGTGGTCTATGGGGCCACCAGTGCCCTCGGATGCCTTCCCCCGAGCAATTCAAGAGACCTCCCAGCTGTCTCTCCTGGTCCAAGGGCTCAAAGGAAGGAGACGGCAACAGGAAGCAAGTTTAGTTCTATTTAATTTACGTCTTAAGCTCTGTTCCTTACAAGCACAGCCCCTCTCCTCACCAAGTATCACCCATGTGActggctgcctctgctgtggGGAGGATTAGACAGGAAcgtcaggagaagagagaaacaggagcacCCTCCAGGGCCTGCACGGGAGGTGGAGGGTTCCCAGGGCTCTCCGCCTGCGTtccagcccccacctcccacccccgccccatgTGGCATCCCCTTAGGCGAGACAGAGCATGGGACTTCTCAGAGAGTGATCCGCTACTTCACACCCAACCTTGCATCCAGACTTAGAAACTCCGTGGTCCCACAGGTCCTTCTGAAGCAGATGAGTTGCCTCGCTGCAGTGCCCAGGCCTGCAGTGTCCTGGGGACAGATAGGGAGCTTTGGGAGAACCACAGCAGAGGGTGTTTTCTGTGTTTGATGACCAGGGAGGACTGAGCAGAGAGGGGCCTGGGTATCTGCTATGAGGAGAGGGTGTCAGACTCCAGCCTGCAAGGTGGCAAGGAGCCAGGAAAAGGCCCCCTGTCCAAACAAGAGGGCAGCCATGGGGAGGCGCCATGGAGTAGCAGTGCCCACGGCCGAGAGAACCCCTGGTGCCACCCTGAAGCCAGCGGGGGTTTCGTCCTGGGGCTCCACTTTGCCCCCCCATGACTCCAAGCAGGGCCCCCGAGGCATCGGGGTGATTTCCGGAATCCAGCCCGTTGTGTTTTCCACGGTCTCCTGCAGGTGAAGGAGAGCAGTGGGTAAAGGTAGGAGCCTCCCCACCTCGTTTCTTTTCCTTGGATCTTACTTGGTTATCCCCAGTCCTTGCAGCCACACGGGCTAACTGGGGGACTCCATTCCCACCCCCTAACCCAGACCTGCCTCGGCCCAACTCCCAGctcccccagcctctcctcccccaacccagtGTTCCGACCATTGTCATtcacttccctccctctccatttCTGGCCTCTCCCAACACCACCCCATCCCCTCCATCCCTGACTCTGAGGGGGCAGTGTCTCCTAGGACACTCACGTCAATGGTCTTTATTATCACGGTCTGCTGAGCCTCCTTGCAGGCTTTCTCAGCCTTCCTAATGCTCTCTGGGGTCCACTCGACATTGTTCATGGCCATCATGCCCTCCATGGAACTGCGTGGGTGGGGGCAGCGTGGTGGTGACAGACACTAGCTTAGGCTTGACTTACAGCTTTGACAAAAACGTGCATGAAATACCCTCAGTTTTGTTAGTGTCTGTTTCGTATCAACATAAACTCGAAAGGATGCCTTACAACTCGGAGAGACAATCACGAGTTTGGCAGAAGAAGAGATCGCATCCAAACTCAGAGATGAGAATTTTTAAGACTAAAAGAAACTTCTGATTCTTTAAAGAAGTGGTTTAAGGACATCTGAGGGCCAGGATGTCCAAGGAGGTTGGTGGGGTGACTTCAAGGGACCTGGAAACACCCTACAATTGTCTGCAGAATGGGGTACGTCTGCCCAGATGTGCATTCTTAGAAAGGAATTTCTGGGCTCCCACCAGAGTCTCAGAGAGGAGCCTCACCCCCAGATAATTAAGGGTTACTACTTGAAAGTCAGCACAGTCCCACTGAATCAGGCAGTGCACGAGAAAAAAGCAGACCAAGAACCCGTCCATAGGTGATCTAACTTCTAGAGCTCACACTTGAGGGTCTTATCGTCTGGGATGACTcactctgctgcctcctcccccagctcACGGGCCACGGAGATGATGTCAGGGTACCCCATGCAGCTGGAGATGTTGTTCCGGGGGTAGTAGAAGAGGAAGACGAGGCACATCTCATTAGTGGTGCTGGGACCCCcctggaggagaagggggggacAGATGGAGGGACAGCAATACAAAGGCATGCGGAGAGCATGAAGCAGGCAGAGAGGATTTGGGTGGTCACGGCACCAACGGAGCTGTCCGCCTTTCCCCAGCCAGCTCACTGGGCCTTACTCACCACTCCTCACtgcacctctcccctcctcctcctcctctatttCCAATCAGTGAACAGTTATTGATATTATTTACAAAGAAGTGCCCACATAACTGCCCTGTCCTCTACATTCCCACTGCCACTATCTTGGTTTGAGAAGAGAAGACAAGAtaattgaatttgttgaaaaaaaaaaaaaaaaagagcctcttCTTTGAGATCGTCTCCAGAATCCCCCATTGGTGCCCATGTAAAGGAGGGCCTGCTCTAATAGGTTACCTGTTCTCATACCTGTAGTAGGACCTTTTGGTTTTCCCCGGGGACTTCCCCGAGTGCACACTGTCCACCTTGTATCAGAATCATTTGAGTGGCTGTATTTTCTTCACAGCAAGCAACTCCTTCTGAATCGGACAGGCACGAAACCATTCCTCACACCCGGTGTGGGTGGGGCTCTTTGTGGCCATGATAACAAGAGCTAACTCTAATCGAGCATTTGCTACCAGTCAGGCAGTGGCCTAGTTACTCTACCTGTCTTTATCGACTCTCACAACCCTCTCAGGCGATGGATAGTGTTATTGATTCTTGTGTGAATTAGAAAGCTGAGACACAAAGGGGTCGAATAACTTGTCTGAGAATAGAAGGCTACTAATGATTGGGTTGGCATTCAAACCCAGGCTCTTCAGCATGATAATGTGTTGTCTTTCCATGGTCTTAGTGGGTCATGGACAGAGGAAGTAGGGAATCCTTGTACCCATCTTACAGTCTCTGGGGGTGTGAGAACATGAACAGCCCCATGTGCATGGGCAACACCcctggagaaaggaggggggtgCAGCTAGAATAACCAGTCACTGGGCAGCCCAGGCCAGGGGCAGGGCTCTACTCTGAGCCTATTGTCAAGGGGACTAAGGCGGGAGAGCGGTACTTACAAAAGTCGGGAAGTCTCGGTCCAGCGTCTGGTAGTGACACTCTATCAGCAGTTCGTCTCCCTAGTCAGAGTGAAACGCAAAGGCCAACAGTAAGACTCCAAGGGGCCGGGTTGGTCGTAGAATGCTCCCGGCTAAGAGCAGCGAGCCCGCCCCTGCTGGTCCCCGCCCCAGccacgcccccgcccccgccacgcCCCCGACCCAGTcacgccccgcccccgccacgcccccgcccccgccacgcCCCCGACCCAGCCACGCCCCGACCCAGCCACGCCCCCGAACCAGCCACGCCCCCGACCCAGCCACACTCCCCCGGCTCCCACCGGCTTGATCTCCACCCGATGCGGTAAATCTCGGGTCTCCTGCAGATTGAAGTCGTAGGAGTCATCTTTGCAGATCGTGCGGAGTTGTGTTCCATTtctagagggagagggagagaggggacagggataAGACAAGGAGGATGAAGTGGGGAGTATGTCTCGATGAAGGAGCCGTGGTGGGTCAGAGTGTGGGTGTCAGTCATCACAGCCTTCCTCCCCGCTCTGCCCTGTGGACAGACCCGGCTCCCCCTTACTCCCAACCTTATGCTGCAGCATAAATAGCTGTTTCTCAAATTTACTCCCACGTGCACGGGGAAGGCTTCCAACCCGTGTCTTCTCCCGGTACCTGTACTGCACCGCCTGCAGAGCCCGACCAGCCAGGTGGGTGTGGAGCAGGTAGCCATACACCTGTATGTCGGGCACCGGGGCGCCGTTCATCTGCGATAGGGGGGAGGGCATCTGGTGAGGTGAGAACGCTCATCATGTCCTGCCCCTTGCTTTACCACCGTCAATATTTAACACTTTCTTCTCATGACTGACCTGGACCCCTTTAATCTGTACCTGCCTCAGTCTCCTTGTCCTCAAAGCCCCACCTCCTCCCATCCCTTGAGTAATCCAGGTGGGTGATATTATTCCTCAGCACTGGAGCGGGGTCATTGTCCATGGGTGGGGCTCGGGCTGCGTGCGCTGTGGACCAGACCAGAGCTGGGATGGGGGGCTGGGACCCTCCGGGGAGGCGGCCCTCCCAGCCAGCCTCACCTCTTCAAACCTCTCCGTCTTGCACAGCCCGTAGGACAGGAAGGACTCGGCGCCCGGAGGGATGAAGTGGATGGGGAAGGTGAGGAAGCCCAGCTGCAGGACCCCCATGTCGTATTTGCGCAGCTTGGCCGTGTAGTACATCCGGATGCCCGAGGAGTCCCGCACTCCTGGAGCAGAAAGGCAGGGTCACGGAAGGCAGGAGAGCGGTCGCAATGTGGGGAGAAGGAGGCCGGGCAAAGCCGGAGGTGGGATGTGAGCGGAAGGGGTCAGCATGCACCCCTAACACCTTCCCCACACCTAGCAGCATCAGGCAACCTGCCCCGCGTTCTTCTATAAATGCTCTAGCCGCTCACCGGGAAGGTTGCGAAAATTGCTGTAATGAACCTCTAGCCGGATCCACTGGGGGTCCAAGGGCGTCCCGATAGAGACGCCCACGTCATCTGGAAACTGGTAACTCTGCGGGATGAACAGGGAGAGGGCAGCAAGAAGGGCAGGGAGCTGGGTGCAGGGACCCTTCCCGGCCTTACAACCACAGTTCCTGACAGCACGCACCCCTGAGCCTCCTGTCTCCTCAGCCCAGGACTCACCATGCCCCCGACAGCCCAGCCCACAACGAcctgggagcagagggagaaggCGGGGTCAGCCCCGTAGCAGTCGCTGATGCCCGTGGGCAGAGCGCTGGCGTTGCCACAGGCGTACACCAGGATGTGGTGCACCATCGTCTCATTGTGGTTGACCAGCTTGGGCTCAAActgcagggggcggggagggaggggtaAGGGTCATCTCTGTCATCCTAGTCCCCACACTCCCCTTCCCCAGATAAAACCATACCCATTCCCCCTGCTGCTCTCTGTTTCTCGTTCTCTTCCAGGTctaatctgcttttctcccccaacCTGTCATTCTCCTCCAACTCTGTCTGACCCCTCTCTGGACCACCCCTTTGAACCCCTTCCCTGAGCGCACAGCACGCTAAATCCCATGCTTCGGCCTTCCCCTTAATCACCTCATCAGTCCATGGTAACTGAGCGTGAGACCACTCCTTGTTGgattctctctctaaagaaaatatgGCTCCCACACATTTGCCACTCGGTATAAGATTGCACTTTCATTTACTTGATCAGAATTGGAATCAACCCCAATGTGCAAGTGGGTGACCAAGTCTGAGTTCCCTCTAGCCAGACATCCCTGACGTGACAGCCCTGGGTCACGGCCCTCCCAGCCAACTCCTCCTCCTGGGCTAGAAGCACAGTTCTGGGGCCAGAGTGAGGCTGACTCTGTCCTTTGCAAATGCTTATGAATGTGTGACCTTCATCCAAACCTCGCTGCATGGTGGGGCTCGAGTTAAAACAGTGCTGGGAGCTATAGCTCTGGGTTCAGGAAATCACGAAACTACCACGTCCGCCCAACCTGGCCTGTCCCCACGCTGGTCCCCGCtgcctccctcctgtgtcctcccagcCACCGTCTGATGACACCATCCCCTCGCAGTCCATGTGCCCACTGAGTGCTCAGCCGCCGTGGTAGCGTCCCGCTGTGTGGGCCACCGTACCTTGTAGATGTGATGCTTCTTCCTGacgatggggagagggaggaaggtgcAGGCGTAGGTGGTGTCCTCCTCGGGAACTAGGAACTGGAGGGAGACACACAgagcccaggctgggctgggagtgAGGCTGCCTCCCAGAGAGCGGAGAAGAAGGCCGGCCCGGGGGAGGATGCTCACGCTAAGGCTGGCCGGGCCATCGTCCGGGGACTGAGGGAAGTCAGAGAAAGCTCACTTCTAGGAACGTACTGAATACTGGGAACAAGAAGGGGGTCTACCTGGAGAGGGGAAACAGGAAGGGGGCCGGAGGATGCTGGGTGGGACTGAGTGGGTCTTACATCCGTGATCTCCAAGTCATGGATGATGGTGTCCTCGGGGGTGTCAAGATCGTCTGGGTGGACTATTTGTAGCAGGAAGATGGACTTGACAAAGGTCCGTTCCCGGTCCAGCCTCGGCGTGTCGTCCAGGCCGTAGGCGGCCAGCACCCTCATGGTGTCGCTCTGGGGGAATTGTGGGCATTGAGGTGCTACGCCCATGAGCAGTAGTTTGCACACACCACACCCGGACACAACACAAGCCAGCTGCTCACACCCACACAGTGGGATGGAAAGAGcttcaggcgggggtgggagtagAAGTGGGGGTGTCAGAGCTAGTCTGGTCCTAGTTCCACCCGCGGCCAACTCGCTGGAAACACTGAGCAAGTTACGTCCCCTCTCTTACTCCTGTGTCCATATCTTGTCAACGATGCCCTGAAGTTCAGTGCAGTGG from Saccopteryx leptura isolate mSacLep1 chromosome 2, mSacLep1_pri_phased_curated, whole genome shotgun sequence carries:
- the LOC136393551 gene encoding putative DBH-like monooxygenase protein 2 isoform X2, whose protein sequence is MACAPPFRLLLLMVLVAPSQGTRLGPTSHLRYSRFLDPSNVVFLSWDFDLEAEIITFELQVRTAGWVGLGVTNRYTIVGGDLVVGGVLPDGHVYFSDRHLVGEDTLQEDGSQDAELLGLTEDAVYTTMRFSRPFRSCDPHDQDITSDTMRVLAAYGLDDTPRLDRERTFVKSIFLLQIVHPDDLDTPEDTIIHDLEITDFLVPEEDTTYACTFLPLPIVRKKHHIYKFEPKLVNHNETMVHHILVYACGNASALPTGISDCYGADPAFSLCSQVVVGWAVGGMSYQFPDDVGVSIGTPLDPQWIRLEVHYSNFRNLPGVRDSSGIRMYYTAKLRKYDMGVLQLGFLTFPIHFIPPGAESFLSYGLCKTERFEEMNGAPVPDIQVYGYLLHTHLAGRALQAVQYRNGTQLRTICKDDSYDFNLQETRDLPHRVEIKPGDELLIECHYQTLDRDFPTFGGPSTTNEMCLVFLFYYPRNNISSCMGYPDIISVARELGEEAADSMEGMMAMNNVEWTPESIRKAEKACKEAQQTVIIKTIDETVENTTGWIPEITPMPRGPCLESWGGKVEPQDETPAGFRVAPGVLSAVGTATPWRLPMAALLFGQGAFSWLLATLQAGV
- the LOC136393551 gene encoding putative DBH-like monooxygenase protein 2 isoform X1, coding for MACAPPFRLLLLMVLVAPSQGTRLGPTSHLRYSRFLDPSNVVFLSWDFDLEAEIITFELQVRTAGWVGLGVTNRYTIVGGDLVVGGVLPDGHVYFSDRHLVGEDTLQEDGSQDAELLGLTEDAVYTTMRFSRPFRSCDPHDQDITSDTMRVLAAYGLDDTPRLDRERTFVKSIFLLQIVHPDDLDTPEDTIIHDLEITDFLVPEEDTTYACTFLPLPIVRKKHHIYKFEPKLVNHNETMVHHILVYACGNASALPTGISDCYGADPAFSLCSQVVVGWAVGGMSYQFPDDVGVSIGTPLDPQWIRLEVHYSNFRNLPGVRDSSGIRMYYTAKLRKYDMGVLQLGFLTFPIHFIPPGAESFLSYGLCKTERFEEMPSPLSQMNGAPVPDIQVYGYLLHTHLAGRALQAVQYRNGTQLRTICKDDSYDFNLQETRDLPHRVEIKPGDELLIECHYQTLDRDFPTFGGPSTTNEMCLVFLFYYPRNNISSCMGYPDIISVARELGEEAADSMEGMMAMNNVEWTPESIRKAEKACKEAQQTVIIKTIDETVENTTGWIPEITPMPRGPCLESWGGKVEPQDETPAGFRVAPGVLSAVGTATPWRLPMAALLFGQGAFSWLLATLQAGV